The DNA segment GTTGACTGGTGACGGGATTTGTTGGAAGAAATCGGGTGAATTCGCCGCGTTCCGCCGCCGCCTCTGTTTCGGGGCGGCGTGTTTGTTCTTGCGGCACGCCGAAACAACGCCAAGCATCCGGAAGAAACAATGCCAAAACTGAGTATCATTGCCTTTGACGGCACGCGTCACGAACTGGACGTTCAAGCTGGATCCACCGTCATGGAAAACGCTGTCCGCAACTCGGTGCCCGGCATCGAGGCCGAATGCGGCGGTGCCTGTGCCTGTGCCACCTGTCATGTCTATGTGGACGAGGAGTGGTCGGCGAGGGTCGGCGCGCCTGAGGCGATGGAAGAGGACATGCTCGACTTTGCCTATGACGTGAAGCCGACCTCGCGGCTGTCCTGTCAGATCAAGATGAGCGACGCCTTGGATGGGCTGGTTGTTCATGTTCCCGAGCGCCAGGCCTGAGTTTTCCGCAAGCCTGATTTCCCCTGAGATATGCAAAAAAAGCCCCGCTTGCCGCGATCGGCGAGCAGGGCCAGGAGGGCGCATCGCATGCAGATGAGGGAGGGAACATCTGCTGCATCAGGATACGCCAGGAGAACACGATCTGCGAAAACATAGTCGGCAGGATCGCTCCGGCCGGTTAAGCATCAATCCGGAGAGACCGTCAGGCACGAAGCAATAGTTCCGGTTCGGCGCAGCTCTATGGGCGCGCATCCAGTAGTCCGGACTGAAATGAAGCTGGATCGTTTCCTGTCCTTCACTCTATGCTTGCACTGTACATCATCCTGCAGCGTTGTTGTATCGCTAGAAATCACCAATGATATACTGTTGACGCGCATGCTTTGCGCAAGCCACGTGATTCTCCACCGGACGTTTGATTGTGCGAGGCTCTAGCGCTTGGTGAGCGTGTCCAGCCGGTACTGCAAGAGCCGGATCATCCGCCGGTCGAAATTGGCGGCTTCGGTCCTGTCGAAGCGGGCCTGATCGCGGTCATGGGCCTGAATGGCGGTTTCGCTGAGCCGGGCAACGCGGGCCTGCATCCGCTCGCAATCGGCCTCGGGTCTCAGCGACAGGAAGTCCTTTTCCAGCTTGCGCGCATGGTTGCGGGCAATTTCGGCATGGCGTTCCTCGTGACGCTTGATATCGCTCGACAGCGTATCCCAGACGAGGCCGAGGTCGCGGCTTGCCTTGCGCCGGTTTGTCCAGCGCGGCAGGATCAGCCGGGTGCTGAGCGTGACCTTGGCGCTGCCGACGGCGCAGCGGCTGCCGTGCCTCACATAGGTGACCGTGCCGCCGAACTTGATCTTGGTGGCGCCGGGATGGCGCGAGCCGCTGCTTTTCATCATCGGGCCGTTTTCCGACAGCGCCTTGTCCAGCTCTTCTGCCGTACGCCCGCCGATCGAGAAATAGGTGATGCTCTTGTTCACGACAGTTTCGGCATGGGCAATCGCGGAGGGGCTTGCCACGATACTGGCGATCAGAAGCGCGGCGAAGGAAATGCGGCCAGTCGGCATATGTTTACAGGTCTCGGCAGTTGAACTTCCCATGAGCTTGGGGCATAGCCAGCGCAAGCGCAACAGCAAATAGGCAACAGCCCCCGGCAATCCGGAAAAGCCAATGAAATTCGGATATTTGCTGCGACCCGGTTTGCGTGTGCCTGCAGGTGAGGGCCAGCCGGCCGTCCCGTGCTAGAAAGGGAATGAAACCATCATGATCGATCCTTTTCTCCCCTTCGAATGGGCCCTGGCGCATGGCCGGACGTTGACGCTTGGCCCGGCCGGGCGGTTGATGGCGATCATCAACGTCACGCCGGATTCGTTTTCCGATGGCGGCAGCTATACCGATACGCAAGCCGCAGTAGCGCAGGCCTTGCGCTGCCTGGAAAACGGCGCTGATATCCTCGATATCGGCGGTGAATCGACCCGCCCGGGAGCCGCCGCCGTGACGGCAGCGCAGGAACAGGACCGGGTGTTGCCGGTGATATCGGCACTTGCCAGCCGGACCGATGCGATCATTTCTGTGGATACCTACCGGGCCGGGACCGCACGCCTCGCCATTGCCGCCGGTGCCCACATCATCAACGACGTGCACGGCTTGCAACGCGAGCCCGATCTGGCCGCTGTCGCGGCTGCGACCGGGGCAGGGCTTTGCATCATGCATACCGGCCGTGACCGCGAAAAACTGACGGATGTGGTGCGCGACCAATATCTGTTCCTGGAACGGTCGCTGGAAATCGCCGCTGCTGCCGGTGTCGAGCGCCGCCGCATCGCGCTCGATCCCGGCTTCGGCTTTGCCAAGGATACCGATGAAAACATCGCGCTGATGGCGCGGTTTGAGGAACTTGTGGGTTTCGGGCTGCCGCTTCTGGCCGGCACGTCGCGAAAACGCTTTCTGGGGGCCATGACCGGCCGCGAGGCGCAGGAGCGGGATGCGGCCACGGCTGCAACGACGGCGCTGCTCAGAATAGCGGGTGCTGCGGTTTTCCGGGTACATGATGTCGCAATCAACAGGGATGCGCTTCTGGTGGCGGATGCTATGCTCGCCGCAAAAAGAAATATGCCGGAACGGCCTGGGAAGGAAAATCGACCATGACAGCGATCTACACGATCACCCTGAAGAACTGCGCCTTTTTCGCGCGCCACGGCGTTCATGACGAGGAGGAGTTCTTGGGGCAGCGGTTCTTCGTCGATGCGGAACTGGATGTCGAGCAGGGCACGGCGCTGCTTGAGGATTCGATCAATGATACCGTCCATTACGGCATTGCCTTCACCGAGATCGAGAAGATCATCACCGGCCGCCGTCGCTACCTGATCGAGGCGCTGGCGCTGGAAGTGGCAACGACGCTCTGTTCGGTTTTTCCGCAGATCCGCCGGGCGAAAATATCGATTCGCAAGCCGAACGCGCCCGTTCCCGGCGTGCTCGATTATGTGGAAGTGACAGTCGAGCATTTTGCCTGAGATGGACGGACATCTGGCGACGCTTGGCCTTGGCGGCAATATCGGCGATCCCACCGCCTCGATGGCGCGCGCGCTCGTTCTTCTCGACACCCGGCCGGATTGCGCGGTGGAGCATGTCTCGAAACTCTACCGTACGCCGCCCTGGGGGAAGTTAGATCAGGCCTGG comes from the Pararhizobium qamdonense genome and includes:
- a CDS encoding 2Fe-2S iron-sulfur cluster-binding protein; this translates as MPKLSIIAFDGTRHELDVQAGSTVMENAVRNSVPGIEAECGGACACATCHVYVDEEWSARVGAPEAMEEDMLDFAYDVKPTSRLSCQIKMSDALDGLVVHVPERQA
- a CDS encoding DUF922 domain-containing Zn-dependent protease gives rise to the protein MPTGRISFAALLIASIVASPSAIAHAETVVNKSITYFSIGGRTAEELDKALSENGPMMKSSGSRHPGATKIKFGGTVTYVRHGSRCAVGSAKVTLSTRLILPRWTNRRKASRDLGLVWDTLSSDIKRHEERHAEIARNHARKLEKDFLSLRPEADCERMQARVARLSETAIQAHDRDQARFDRTEAANFDRRMIRLLQYRLDTLTKR
- the folB gene encoding dihydroneopterin aldolase, which produces MTAIYTITLKNCAFFARHGVHDEEEFLGQRFFVDAELDVEQGTALLEDSINDTVHYGIAFTEIEKIITGRRRYLIEALALEVATTLCSVFPQIRRAKISIRKPNAPVPGVLDYVEVTVEHFA
- the folP gene encoding dihydropteroate synthase, with translation MIDPFLPFEWALAHGRTLTLGPAGRLMAIINVTPDSFSDGGSYTDTQAAVAQALRCLENGADILDIGGESTRPGAAAVTAAQEQDRVLPVISALASRTDAIISVDTYRAGTARLAIAAGAHIINDVHGLQREPDLAAVAAATGAGLCIMHTGRDREKLTDVVRDQYLFLERSLEIAAAAGVERRRIALDPGFGFAKDTDENIALMARFEELVGFGLPLLAGTSRKRFLGAMTGREAQERDAATAATTALLRIAGAAVFRVHDVAINRDALLVADAMLAAKRNMPERPGKENRP